A DNA window from Anaerocolumna sp. AGMB13020 contains the following coding sequences:
- a CDS encoding ABC transporter ATP-binding protein — MKQSPKFSANKIVAGYDKKIIINDVDVVIPNNKISVIIGANACGKSTLLKTLARLIKPVSGEVVLDGKQISEIPPKQLARVLGLLPQSPVVPEGITVSDLVSRGRYPYQNFLKGLGKKDYEAVEEALEIMGITELANRNVDELSGGQRQRVWIAMALAQQTDILLLDEPTTFLDITYQVEILDLLTDLNRKRGTTIVMVLHDINLSARYADYIFAVQKGNLIAQGEPSQVISEELMKQVFGLDCAVIKDPVSGSPFIVPKGRYHVVNA, encoded by the coding sequence ATGAAACAATCACCTAAATTTTCGGCAAATAAAATTGTTGCCGGATATGACAAAAAAATCATTATCAATGATGTGGATGTGGTCATACCGAATAATAAGATCAGTGTAATCATCGGTGCCAATGCCTGTGGTAAATCCACACTGCTGAAAACCCTGGCAAGGCTTATAAAACCTGTGTCCGGTGAAGTGGTACTGGACGGAAAACAGATCAGTGAGATACCGCCAAAACAACTGGCAAGAGTCCTTGGTCTGCTTCCTCAATCACCGGTGGTACCGGAAGGCATCACTGTTTCTGATCTTGTTTCCAGAGGACGTTATCCTTACCAGAACTTCTTAAAAGGCCTTGGCAAAAAAGATTATGAAGCAGTAGAAGAAGCGTTGGAAATCATGGGAATTACGGAACTGGCTAACCGAAATGTGGATGAATTATCCGGAGGACAGCGCCAGAGAGTATGGATTGCCATGGCTCTTGCTCAGCAGACAGATATATTACTCCTGGATGAACCTACAACTTTCCTGGATATTACCTACCAGGTTGAGATACTGGACCTCCTAACGGATTTGAACCGAAAAAGAGGTACTACAATAGTAATGGTATTACATGATATTAATCTTTCTGCCCGTTATGCAGATTATATCTTTGCAGTGCAAAAAGGTAACCTTATTGCACAGGGAGAACCTTCTCAGGTGATTTCAGAAGAATTAATGAAACAGGTTTTCGGGTTGGATTGTGCGGTTATTAAAGACCCGGTATCAGGTTCTCCTTTTATCGTTCCAAAAGGAAGATATCATGTGGTAAATGCATAG